One window from the genome of Sardina pilchardus chromosome 12, fSarPil1.1, whole genome shotgun sequence encodes:
- the pnocb gene encoding prepronociceptin b, which produces MKTPLWTLLLLSLGAPARGDCQRDCVSCGLLLPEHQAFSTLVCLLECEAQMSSALTWDLCQATVSQMPVSRQLHEGAMTNRDDYSGPMSLEEGEEEEINQEEEQQQEQQQQPGAAIETRAAEWFRSALEAEQVRDALVDEEEDEERGRERDGKASPDRQGVSGSDLEAAGLHLAKRFGGFIKGRHSYRKLVGRDLAAGAAAAAGGPGAEEEEGRPLQKRYGGFIGIRKSARKWNSQKRVSQLLRQYLSLTGRPGRFNNLSAPGLRRPIDL; this is translated from the exons ATGAAGACGCCGCTCTGGACCCTGTTGCTGCTGAGTCTGGGTGCCCCGGCGCGTGGAGACTGCCAGAGGGACTGCGTCTCCTGTGGACTCCTCCTTCCTGAGCACCAGGCCTTCAGCACACTG GTGTGCTTGCTGGAATGTGAGGCCCAGATGTCCTCTGCACTGACCTGGGACCTGTGCCAAGCCACCGTGAGCCAGATGCCTGTTTCTCGCCAGCTACACGAAGGGGCCATGACCAACCGAGATGACTACAGCGGCCCTATGAGCCTGGAGGAgggcgaggaagaggagatcAACCAAGAGGAAGAGcaacagcaggagcagcagcagcagccggggGCAGCCATTGAGACCAGGGCCGCCGAGTGGTTCCGATCCGCGCTCGAGGCTGAGCAGGTCCGGGATGCTCtggtggacgaggaggaggacgaggagcggGGGCGGGAGCGGGACGGCAAGGCGTCGCCAGACCGCCAGGGCGTGTCGGGGTCCGACCTGGAGGCGGCCGGCCTCCACCTGGCCAAGCGCTTCGGCGGCTTCATCAAGGGCCGCCACAGCTACCGCAAGCTGGTGGGCCGGGACCTGGCggcgggggcggcggcggcggcgggaggCCCaggggccgaggaggaggagggtcggCCGCTGCAGAAGCGCTACGGCGGCTTCATCGGCATCCGCAAGTCGGCGCGCAAGTGGAACAGCCAGAAGCGCGTCAGCCAGCTCCTGCGGCAGTACCTGAGCCTCACGGGCCGCCCCGGCCGCTTCAACAACCTCTCCGCGCCCGGCCTGCGCCGGCCAATCGACCTGTAG
- the si:ch211-63o20.7 gene encoding serine/threonine-protein kinase pdik1l-B-like: MTEMEELYILQREVGRGSYGVVFEGLEKGAGDRVAIKRLPCVNPEGIQLYLQELWVMRTTAENHPNVIALHSCLAQTGPNTLQLLKPGRLPLDLVESALKGTLASGQKHSTQGTNPRSRKRPMQPTAEVVPRRCSALWLVMEYCEGGDLNHFILSRPPDTERNHSVIKQLSSALTFLHGLGIVHRDLKPDNVLVQLTKKGPVIKVADFGLSKMTERLSEGDQTRPAFSSTCGSDFYMAPEVWAGLNYTAQADIFSMGVLFWAVLERITFLEDGCTHEQLGAYFVRGRWLTPLGEALCQNPELQLAIPMKGKRAPPLPPPPNPAACALLRHMLTSDPDARPSAQQLEGYLRNALKQH; this comes from the exons ATGACAGAAATGGAAGAATTGTACATTCTACAACGGGAAGTGGGCCGAGGGAGCTACGGCGTGGTGTTCGAGGGTCTGGAAAAAGGAGCTGGAGACAGGGTGGCTATCAAGCGTTTGCCGTGCGTTAACCCCGAAGGCATTCAGCTGTACCTGCAGGAGCTGTGGGTCATGAGAACAACGGCCGAGAACCACCCGAACGTCATTGCCTTGCACAGTTGCCTCGCACAGACAGGACCAAACACGCTTCAGCTACTTAAACCCGGCAGACTACCTCTGGACTTGGTGGAGAGCGCATTGAAAGGCACCTTGGCCTCGGGTCAAAAGCACAGTACCCAAGGCACAAACCCTCGCTCCCGCAAGAGACCTATGCAGCCGACAGCCGAGGTCGTACCCCGTCGTTGCTCCGCCCTGTGGTTGGTGATGGAATACTGTGAAGGCGGTGATCTGAACCACTTCATACTGTCCAGGCCGCCGGACACGGAGCGCAACCACAGCGTGATCAAACAGCTGAGCAGCGCCTTGACATTTCTGCATGGGCTGGGTATTGTGCACCGCGACCTCAAGCCCGATAATGTGTTGGTGCAACTTACTAAAAAGGGCCCCGTCATTAAG GTGGCAGATTTTGGCCTCAGTAAAATGACCGAGCGTCTGTCGGAAGGTGACCAAACTCGGCCGGCGTTCTCCTCCACGTGTGGCTCAGACTTCTACATGGCCCCGGAGGTGTGGGCTGGGCTCAACTACACAGCTCAGGCGGACATTTTCTCCATGGGGGTCCTCTTCTGGGCCGTCCTGGAGAGAATCACCTTTCTGGAAGATGGATGCACACATGAACAGCTCG GGGCGTATTTTGTGCGCGGCCGCTGGCTAACTCCCCTGGGTGAGGCGCTGTGCCAGAACCCCGAGCTGCAGCTGGCGATCCCCATGAAGGGCAAGCGTGCTCCGccgctgccccctcctcccaacCCCGCCGCCTGCGCCCTGCTGCGGCACATGCTGACCTCCGACCCGGACGCCCGGCCCAGCGCCCAGCAGCTGGAGGGGTACCTGCGGAACGCCCTCAAGCAGCACTGA